In Chiloscyllium plagiosum isolate BGI_BamShark_2017 chromosome 39, ASM401019v2, whole genome shotgun sequence, one genomic interval encodes:
- the slc35a2 gene encoding UDP-galactose translocator produces MSAESLSSSSSSSFTANEKLKYASLAVLVIQNASVILCIRYVRTVPGNKFFSTSAVVMVELFKLSTCLVLILGQKRGNLKEFAIYLYKGLIVEYMDVLKMAVPSLIYTLQNNLQYIAISNLPVATFQVMYQFKILTTAVFSVLMLKKSLSRLQWVSLVILFTGIAIVQVTQEEGRGGRDRAPGQNYLAGLLAVLVSCVSSGFAGVYFEKILKGTSASIWLRNVQLGIFGTLLGLAALWGKDGPAIAEKGFFFAYTPMVWSVVLNQAVGGLLVAMVVKYADNILKGFAASLSIVISTVASIHIFGFHVDLFFALGASLVIGAVYLYSLPKPPAPDSSPPPPPASSLSAEPDGYTTKAVAKEKGS; encoded by the exons ATGAG CGCTGAGAGTCTTTcctcgtcctcctcctcctcgttcACAGCTAACGAGAAGCTGAAATACGCCAGCCTCGCTGTCCTGGTGATCCAGAACGCCTCCGTCATCCTGTGCATCCGCTACGTCCGAACGGTGCCCGGCAACAAGTTCTTCTCTACCTCTGCTGTGGTGATGGTGGAGCTTTTCAAACTCAGCACGTGCCTCGTTCTGATTCTGGGCCAGAAGCGAG GCAATCTGAAGGAGTTTGCGATTTACTTGTACAAAGGGCTGATTGTGGAATACATGGACGTACTGAAGATGGCAGTGCCCTCCCTAATTTACACGCTCCAGAACAATCTTCAGTACATCGCCATCTCCAACCTGCCTGTCGCCACCTTCCAG GTCATGTACCAGTTCAAGATCCTGACCACAGCGGTGTTCTCGGTGCTGATGCTGAAGAAGAGCCTGTCGCGGCTGCAGTGGGTCTCGCTGGTCATCCTGTTCACTGGCATCGCCATCGTGCAGGTGACGCAGGAGGAAGGCCGGGGCGGCCGGGACAGGGCGCCGGGCCAGAACTACCTGGCCGGCCTGCTGGCGGTTCTGGTGTCCTGCGTCTCGTCTGGCTTCGCCGGTGTCTACTTCGAGAAGATCCTGAAGGGCACCAGCGCCTCCATCTGGCTGCGCAACGTCCAGCTGGGCATCTTCGGCACCCTGCTGGGGCTGGCCGCCCTGTGGGGGAAGGACGGGCCGGCCATCGCCGAAAAGGGCTTCTTCTTCGCCTACACGCCCATGGTGTGGTCAGTGGTGCTCAACCAGGCGGTGGGCGGGCTCCTGGTCGCCATGGTCGTGAAGTACGCCGACAACATTCTCAAGGGCTTCGCCGCCTCCCTCTCCATCGTCATCTCCACCGTGGCGTCCATCCACATCTTCGGCTTCCACGTCGACCTGTTCTTCGCGCTGGGGGCCAGCCTGGTCATCGGCGCCGTCTATCTCTACAGCCTCCCCAAGCCCCCGGCTCCGGACTCCTCACCGCCTCCTCCGCCCGCCTCCTCGCTCAGTGCCGAACCCGACGGCTACACCACAAA